Part of the Bacillus sp. N1-1 genome, AAAAGTGGGATAAAAGCAAAATAGATAAACGAGTTGATGAAATGCTGAACCTTGTAGGTCTTGAGCCATCAGTATTTCGGTCACGCTATCCTCTAGAGTTAAGCGGAGGTCAGCAGCAGCGGGTCGGTGTCATTCGTGCTCTTGCAGCAGAACCCCCCATTATTTTAATGGATGAGCCTTTCAGTGCACTGGATCCAATTAGTCGTGAACAGCTCCAAGATGAGCTTGTGAAATTGCAAAAAGAAATCCAAAAAACGATTGTTTTTGTAACGCATGATATGGATGAAGCGATGAAGATTGCAGATCGGATTGCGATCATGAAAGATGGTGAAATTCTTCAGCTCGATACACCTGATCGTTTATTACGTCATCCAAAGAATGAGTTTGTTCGCAATTTTATCGGGGATGAACGGATGGCTAAGGGACAAGCTCCTACTGCAGTTGATTTAATGATTCAAAAAGTAGCGACTGTTAAAGAGAGCAGAGGTCTAGCCGAAGCCTTTCGACTAATGAAATCAGAACGTGTGGATAGTCTCGTCGTCACTGGACCTGAGCAGCAATACAAAGGTGTCGTGACTCTTGAGCAGGTTCAAAAGCATTATGAAAGTGATACAAAACGAATTGTAGATGTCATTGAAATCATTGAGCCAATTCAAAGAAACACGCTTTATCCTGAAATCGCAAAACGCTTTGCTGAAAAGCAGCCAATCAGTATCCCAGTAGTTGAAGGGGAAAAGCTGACAGGATTAGTGACGAGAAGTAGCATGATGCGCGGACTAGCTGGTCTTGAGCAACTTGGTTACAGGGAGGAGGAACCTCTGAATGAATGATGAAAACTTTTTTACTTTATTTATAGAAACGATGCAAAACCGTTGGGATGATATTTTTGTAGCGCTTCAGGAACACCTTTTCCTATCATTTATATCGATTGTAATCGCCATCTTAATCTCTGTTCCACTTGGTATTTTTATTTCCAGACGAAAGAAATTGGCTGAGCCGTTTATTGCTGTCGCGGCTATTTTTCAAACGGTGCCAAGTCTTGCATTGTTTGGTTTTCTCATTCCGTTTCTTGGAATCGGAAATATCACAGCAATCATCGCTCTAACGGTATATGCCCTTCTTCCGATTTTAAGGAATACATACACAGGGATCACGTCCGTGGATCAATCTTCCATTGAAGCTGGAAGAGGGATGGGGATGACAAATATGCAAATTTTAATGAAGATTGAAGT contains:
- a CDS encoding ABC transporter ATP-binding protein, coding for MITFEHVNKKFADGTEALKDINLHIEQGELLTLIGPSGCGKTTTMKMINRLIEPSGGQIYIDGKPISDQDPVELRRSIGYVIQQIGLLPHMTIAENIALIPKLKKWDKSKIDKRVDEMLNLVGLEPSVFRSRYPLELSGGQQQRVGVIRALAAEPPIILMDEPFSALDPISREQLQDELVKLQKEIQKTIVFVTHDMDEAMKIADRIAIMKDGEILQLDTPDRLLRHPKNEFVRNFIGDERMAKGQAPTAVDLMIQKVATVKESRGLAEAFRLMKSERVDSLVVTGPEQQYKGVVTLEQVQKHYESDTKRIVDVIEIIEPIQRNTLYPEIAKRFAEKQPISIPVVEGEKLTGLVTRSSMMRGLAGLEQLGYREEEPLNE
- a CDS encoding ABC transporter permease, with amino-acid sequence MNDENFFTLFIETMQNRWDDIFVALQEHLFLSFISIVIAILISVPLGIFISRRKKLAEPFIAVAAIFQTVPSLALFGFLIPFLGIGNITAIIALTVYALLPILRNTYTGITSVDQSSIEAGRGMGMTNMQILMKIEVPLSLPVIMAGVRTATVLTIGVATLATFVGAGGLGDIIYRGLTSNKDELVLAGALPATILALGFDLILKLLENAATPKGVKAKK